One Streptomyces coeruleorubidus DNA segment encodes these proteins:
- a CDS encoding ABC transporter permease: protein MLTLLRRRAVSSVVPLLVVVLGVFFLARLTGDPANLYLPLSATPEMRAEFAARNGLDDPLISQFGDYLAQVAHLDFGESLRTAQPAAEAVLRAFPATLQLAGWTMLLAVVGAVVIGSLAAYRPNSATDRIASFLSSTAASVPDFWIAIMGVLVFAVTLGWLPTSGTSGAAAWVLPVATLLIRPFGVLVQVVRGAMGSALSAPYVKVARAKGASEPRVVFGHALRNAAAPALTVAGDLAVGLVNGAVVVETIFGWPGIGKLMIDSVLQRDFAVLQAAVLLTALAIFALNILVDLSHALLDPRVRQRAAV from the coding sequence GTGCTGACCCTGCTGCGCCGCCGCGCGGTCTCCAGCGTCGTCCCGCTGCTCGTGGTGGTCCTCGGCGTGTTCTTCCTGGCCCGCCTCACCGGCGACCCCGCCAACCTGTATCTGCCGCTGAGCGCGACGCCCGAGATGCGGGCCGAGTTCGCCGCCCGCAACGGCCTGGACGACCCGCTGATCAGCCAGTTCGGCGACTATCTCGCCCAGGTCGCCCACCTCGACTTCGGCGAGTCGCTGCGCACCGCCCAGCCGGCCGCCGAGGCCGTCCTGCGGGCCTTCCCCGCCACCCTCCAACTCGCCGGCTGGACGATGCTGCTCGCCGTCGTGGGCGCCGTGGTCATCGGCAGCCTCGCGGCCTACCGACCGAACTCGGCGACCGACCGGATCGCGAGCTTCCTGTCCTCCACGGCGGCCAGCGTCCCCGACTTCTGGATCGCCATCATGGGCGTGCTGGTCTTCGCGGTCACGCTGGGCTGGCTGCCCACCTCCGGCACGAGCGGCGCGGCGGCGTGGGTGCTGCCCGTGGCCACGCTGCTGATCCGCCCGTTCGGCGTGCTGGTGCAGGTGGTGCGGGGCGCCATGGGCTCCGCGCTGTCCGCCCCGTACGTGAAGGTGGCCCGCGCCAAGGGGGCCTCCGAGCCCCGGGTGGTCTTCGGGCACGCCCTGCGCAACGCGGCGGCACCGGCGCTGACCGTCGCGGGCGATCTGGCCGTGGGGCTGGTCAACGGCGCCGTCGTCGTCGAGACGATCTTCGGCTGGCCCGGCATCGGCAAGCTCATGATCGACTCGGTGCTCCAGCGCGACTTCGCGGTTCTTCAGGCGGCGGTGCTCCTGACCGCTCTGGCGATCTTCGCCCTCAACATCCTGGTGGACCTCAGCCACGCGCTTCTCGACCCGCGGGTACGGCAGCGGGCGGCGGTATGA
- a CDS encoding RICIN domain-containing protein: MGRQRPLPQEARSAAEFVACMRRLKEQNSLTYRQLEANAERRGDVLARSTVADALRRDSLPRAEVVAAFVRACGSGEDVDTWLEARDRLAAAEPSHAEDGSAHGDDRAMRGDGGASHADEGPSTADEEPTPDRTPEHSARSTAVNPVMATTVNPAVAHAPFAGRVRNRRALAATAGAALLLAAVGAWALLPGEDGGRDAAARAAGAAPRLASTSTTDVDGPAPGRSRIRPALAPELCVTEGHDRKGRYRSQVAVQRPCADATPPDLSLVSVGNTGSYYIQWRHPVHGDGCLTALGSGHVVEGLLEPWPWESCSADRTSQHFFFEPVDGSNGSEGNDYRIHVVHNGMCLGVHGTDDRSAGAEIAQQRCTGARDQEFLVDAVD, translated from the coding sequence ATGGGGAGACAGCGTCCGTTACCGCAGGAGGCGCGCAGCGCCGCCGAGTTCGTGGCGTGCATGCGACGACTCAAGGAACAGAACAGCCTGACCTACCGTCAGTTGGAGGCGAACGCGGAGCGGCGCGGAGACGTGCTCGCGCGCAGCACCGTGGCCGACGCGCTGCGCCGGGACTCGCTGCCGCGTGCGGAGGTGGTCGCCGCGTTCGTGCGCGCGTGCGGGAGCGGCGAGGACGTCGACACGTGGCTGGAGGCCAGAGACCGGCTGGCCGCCGCCGAGCCGTCGCACGCGGAGGACGGATCGGCGCACGGGGACGACAGGGCGATGCGCGGGGACGGTGGTGCGTCGCACGCGGACGAAGGGCCCTCGACCGCCGACGAAGAGCCGACGCCCGACAGGACACCGGAACACTCCGCCCGGTCAACGGCCGTGAACCCGGTCATGGCCACCACCGTGAACCCGGCCGTCGCCCACGCCCCGTTCGCCGGCCGAGTCAGAAACCGGCGAGCTCTCGCCGCCACCGCCGGTGCCGCGCTGCTGCTCGCCGCTGTGGGGGCCTGGGCGCTGCTGCCCGGCGAGGACGGCGGCAGGGACGCGGCGGCGCGGGCGGCCGGTGCCGCACCACGCCTCGCCTCCACCTCGACCACCGACGTCGACGGCCCGGCACCAGGACGATCCAGGATCCGGCCCGCCCTGGCTCCCGAGCTCTGCGTCACCGAGGGCCACGACCGCAAGGGGCGCTACCGAAGCCAGGTTGCCGTCCAGCGCCCCTGTGCCGACGCCACACCACCGGACCTCTCACTGGTGTCGGTCGGCAACACGGGCTCGTACTACATCCAGTGGCGCCACCCGGTGCACGGCGACGGCTGTCTCACCGCACTCGGCAGCGGTCATGTCGTCGAGGGACTGCTCGAACCCTGGCCCTGGGAGAGCTGTTCGGCGGACCGCACCAGCCAGCACTTCTTCTTCGAACCTGTCGACGGGTCCAACGGGTCCGAGGGGAACGACTACCGGATACACGTGGTGCACAACGGGATGTGCCTCGGCGTCCACGGCACCGACGACCGTTCGGCGGGTGCCGAGATCGCCCAGCAGCGTTGCACCGGGGCACGGGACCAGGAGTTCCTGGTGGATGCCGTCGACTGA
- a CDS encoding ABC transporter ATP-binding protein, protein MPEHGALLEATGLAKSFTVRKTVRGGTRLRALDGVDLTLARGEALGLVGESGCGKSTLARVLLRLERPDAGTVRYEGVDPFTLSGAELLAWRRKVQMVFQDPFGSLNPRLCAADLIGEPWLTHRGLVPASKRAARVAELLEMVGLRASDASRHPHEFSGGQRQRIGIARALALEPEVIVCDEPVSALDLSVQAQVLNLLCDLRDELALSYVFISHDLSVVRHLADRVAVMYLGKIVETGPTEEVYERPRHPYTEALLSAAPSPVAGGGRTRQRILLTGETPSPADPPSGCRFRTRCRQVRDLCAEAVPAPPPRGPVHGAACHFPLEETPPVTV, encoded by the coding sequence ATGCCTGAGCACGGGGCACTGCTGGAGGCCACCGGCCTGGCCAAGAGCTTCACGGTCCGCAAGACCGTGCGAGGCGGCACCCGGCTGCGGGCACTGGACGGAGTGGACCTGACGCTGGCGCGCGGGGAGGCCCTGGGCCTGGTCGGCGAATCCGGGTGCGGCAAGTCCACGCTGGCCAGGGTCCTCCTGCGGCTGGAGCGGCCCGATGCGGGCACCGTGCGGTACGAGGGAGTCGACCCCTTCACGTTGTCGGGTGCGGAGCTGCTCGCCTGGCGCCGGAAGGTGCAGATGGTGTTCCAGGACCCGTTCGGTTCGCTCAACCCCCGTCTGTGCGCGGCGGATCTGATCGGCGAGCCCTGGCTGACCCACCGCGGCCTCGTACCCGCTTCCAAGCGGGCGGCCCGCGTGGCCGAGCTGCTGGAGATGGTCGGCCTGCGCGCGTCGGACGCGAGCCGTCACCCGCACGAGTTCTCCGGAGGACAGCGGCAGCGGATCGGCATCGCCCGCGCCCTGGCGCTGGAGCCGGAGGTGATCGTCTGCGACGAACCCGTCTCCGCGCTGGATCTGTCGGTGCAGGCACAGGTGCTCAACCTCCTGTGCGACCTGCGGGACGAGCTGGCACTGTCCTACGTGTTCATCTCGCACGACCTGTCCGTGGTGCGGCACCTCGCCGACCGGGTCGCCGTGATGTACCTGGGCAAGATCGTGGAGACGGGCCCGACGGAGGAGGTCTACGAGCGACCGCGCCACCCGTACACGGAGGCGCTGCTGTCGGCGGCCCCCTCCCCCGTGGCCGGCGGCGGACGCACACGGCAGCGCATCCTGCTCACGGGTGAGACCCCCTCACCGGCCGACCCGCCGTCCGGATGCCGGTTCCGGACGCGGTGCCGGCAGGTGCGGGACCTGTGCGCCGAGGCGGTGCCCGCGCCTCCGCCGCGGGGGCCAGTCCACGGCGCGGCATGCCATTTCCCTCTGGAGGAGACACCGCCGGTGACTGTTTGA
- a CDS encoding dipeptide/oligopeptide/nickel ABC transporter permease/ATP-binding protein: protein MLQKATSEAGGTTVRRRWFALLLRDRFACAAALVLVLVALCAVLGPLLAGDLATRQNLRAPGRPPFGLDHGWAFVLGSDSLGRPVAARLLTAAGTTLAVAVPAVLCSLVVGSVWGMWAGYHGGWRENVSLRVADVILSFPSLLLAVVVLYVFSPSAASIVLVLAVARIPVYLRTARAEAAELRSRLFVDAARTFGTGSWAAIRRHVAPSVLPTLLTVAALDFCFVMLAESSLSFLGIGIQPPDVSWGLMVAQGRQELQSAWWIALFPGLAIVLTTVSATVLASWARMTTDPGQRWREGVRRSGRRSRWSRGAGAGPAPRGGAVSDPDPAAAPGGSRPTGTERATAADVLVVDGLSVDVHTPAGPVHVVRRVGFSVRSGETLALLGESGCGKSMTAHAVAGLLDPVAEVMGGQVRLDGEDLLGLGARARRRLTGPGVAMVFQDALSALNPVLTVGTQLAEPFRIHEGLSRRAAKARAVELMERVGISEARSRADAYPHQFSGGMRQRLLIATAVALRPRVLIADEPTTALDVTVQAQIMDLLGELRGEQQTALVLITHDLGLAAEHADRVAVMYAGTVVETGPVAEVFGKPHHPYTRGLLASVPAERHRGSRLSSIPGSPPDPGAVPAGCAFRTRCPMARERCATHRPALTGTGTGRAAACHFGKELADA from the coding sequence ATGCTTCAGAAAGCCACATCCGAGGCGGGCGGTACGACCGTCCGGCGCCGGTGGTTCGCCCTGCTGCTCCGGGACCGGTTCGCCTGCGCGGCGGCCCTCGTCCTGGTACTGGTCGCGCTGTGCGCCGTCCTGGGGCCGCTGCTGGCCGGGGATCTGGCGACCCGTCAGAACCTGCGCGCCCCGGGCCGGCCTCCCTTCGGTCTCGACCACGGCTGGGCCTTCGTCCTCGGCAGCGACTCCCTCGGCCGGCCCGTCGCCGCGCGGCTGCTGACCGCGGCCGGGACGACACTGGCCGTGGCCGTGCCGGCCGTGCTGTGCTCGCTGGTCGTCGGCTCGGTGTGGGGCATGTGGGCGGGGTATCACGGCGGTTGGCGCGAGAACGTGTCGCTGCGGGTGGCCGACGTGATCCTCAGCTTCCCCTCCCTGCTGCTGGCCGTGGTGGTGCTGTACGTCTTCTCGCCGAGTGCGGCGAGCATCGTGCTGGTGCTGGCCGTCGCCCGGATCCCGGTGTATCTGCGCACGGCCCGGGCCGAGGCGGCGGAGTTGCGCAGCCGGCTGTTCGTGGACGCGGCCCGTACGTTCGGCACGGGCAGCTGGGCGGCCATCCGGCGGCATGTCGCGCCGAGTGTGCTGCCGACGCTGCTCACCGTCGCCGCGCTCGACTTCTGCTTCGTGATGCTGGCCGAGTCGTCGCTGAGCTTCCTGGGCATCGGCATCCAACCGCCGGACGTCAGCTGGGGGTTGATGGTGGCCCAGGGGCGGCAGGAGTTGCAGAGCGCGTGGTGGATCGCGCTCTTCCCGGGGCTCGCGATCGTCCTCACGACCGTCTCGGCGACCGTTCTCGCGTCCTGGGCCCGGATGACGACCGACCCGGGGCAGCGGTGGCGGGAGGGGGTCCGGCGCAGTGGCCGGCGTTCCCGGTGGTCGCGCGGGGCGGGCGCGGGCCCGGCACCTCGTGGCGGTGCCGTCTCCGATCCGGACCCGGCCGCCGCTCCCGGCGGCAGCCGTCCCACCGGCACCGAACGGGCCACGGCGGCCGACGTCCTGGTCGTGGACGGCCTGTCCGTCGACGTCCACACCCCGGCCGGACCCGTCCACGTCGTCCGCCGGGTCGGCTTCTCCGTGCGGTCGGGCGAGACGCTGGCGCTGCTGGGCGAGTCGGGTTGCGGCAAGAGCATGACCGCACACGCCGTCGCCGGCCTGCTCGACCCGGTCGCGGAGGTGATGGGCGGGCAGGTGCGCCTCGACGGCGAGGACCTGCTCGGGCTCGGAGCACGGGCCAGACGCCGGCTGACCGGCCCGGGTGTGGCCATGGTCTTCCAGGACGCGCTCAGCGCGCTCAACCCCGTCCTCACGGTCGGCACCCAGCTCGCCGAACCGTTCCGCATCCACGAGGGCCTGTCCCGGCGCGCGGCGAAGGCCAGGGCGGTGGAGCTGATGGAACGCGTGGGCATTTCGGAGGCCCGCTCCCGGGCGGACGCCTACCCGCACCAGTTCTCGGGAGGGATGCGCCAGCGCCTCCTGATCGCGACGGCGGTCGCCCTGCGGCCGAGGGTCCTGATCGCCGACGAGCCCACGACGGCACTGGACGTCACCGTGCAGGCACAGATCATGGACCTCCTCGGCGAGTTGCGCGGCGAACAGCAAACGGCGCTCGTCCTCATCACGCACGACCTCGGGCTCGCCGCCGAGCACGCGGACCGGGTCGCCGTCATGTACGCGGGGACGGTGGTGGAGACCGGGCCGGTCGCCGAGGTGTTCGGCAAGCCCCATCACCCCTACACCCGAGGCCTGTTGGCGTCGGTACCGGCCGAGCGGCACCGGGGCTCCCGCCTGAGCTCCATCCCGGGGAGCCCACCGGACCCGGGTGCGGTGCCGGCCGGCTGTGCCTTCCGTACACGCTGTCCCATGGCCCGGGAGCGTTGTGCCACCCACCGTCCGGCGCTGACCGGCACCGGGACCGGCCGGGCCGCCGCCTGCCACTTCGGGAAGGAACTGGCCGATGCCTGA
- a CDS encoding RICIN domain-containing protein, whose amino-acid sequence MSSRHRLARALAAGVPLVLGAGLVTAPPAAAAEPPGSAVTVRIDPSYRQQEFEGWGTSLVWFANITGRYPEPIRQKLADMLFGEDGLRLNIARYNIGGGNAPDVRKDYMKTGATMDGFWKAPEGTTREDTDWWNPDNPDHWDWSADPGQRWWMDRVKKKVTRWEAFSNSPPWFQTVSGYVSGGFDANTDQIRADRVDDFATYLVKVTEQLEKKHRIKFDTIAPLNEPNTNYWGTQIGPDGQPTGGRQEGAHAGPELQQKVVLALHRALEKARTRATISAMDETNPSTFVRNWNAYDGSARAAVDQLNVHTYGTGMRTSARDSAKAADKPFWMSEVEGTWGTGTDFTGMEPGLGIATRVVEDIRELEPSAWVLWQPVEDSIPQAAAGKNWGSIHIPFNCTAKDTLETCPIKANTKFHTLRNFTHHIRPGDHFVKADDPSSVAAVRKSGRGATVVHVNSGTTPRAVTLDLSRFKRVAPGATVTPVVTSTGGALVRGTAVKVKDDSATVTVPAKSVTTLLVDGVSGTAEDAALVQPGHVYRLQGAQSGKSLAPSTDGDGVVVRTANPAAKSQLWSVKQLTRGEGNRERYALVNAETGRRLAVRDNEAVLEDADTSAGQWIMSTTGDGTWTFVNAATGRLLDVVGQSTADGARVSALLPTSNASQRWAVTDETVLRTQPAKAFTVPGRVPELPGTVTPVFRDGARGALPVRWTLPSEARWSKPGTVRVKGRATDALGRTVRAEAVVTVDTIASTLPARAKTYTAGRPGLPATVTGVGRHGGTAELPVTWDPAPGGAFDDAGVVTLRGTAHVPGGAEAAATVRVQVTAPREQNAAPDEGVTVGATYTESGYSAEGLRNGNTSEKAWSNWRSGTKNPSDTITFTLPEARDLTRVVTHFHRDGTNVSFAESLKVQVRGSDGTWTDASETVPVGTEGTPVADVPVRTSGPVTGVRVVMTARPGGYITLGEIELFARTPGASSDAAAASIEVDGVAIGGFDPDRTGYRVTTDRPDRAKVTATPRDPYARVTVREETSRVAVVTVSSEDGSKTRQYRIELTRS is encoded by the coding sequence ATGTCCAGCAGACATCGCCTCGCCCGGGCACTGGCGGCCGGCGTCCCCCTGGTTCTCGGCGCGGGACTCGTGACCGCACCCCCTGCCGCTGCCGCCGAACCGCCCGGCAGCGCGGTCACGGTACGGATCGACCCGTCCTACCGGCAGCAGGAGTTCGAGGGGTGGGGGACGAGCCTCGTCTGGTTCGCCAACATCACCGGCCGCTACCCGGAACCCATCCGGCAGAAGCTCGCAGACATGCTGTTCGGCGAGGACGGCCTCCGCCTCAACATCGCGCGCTACAACATCGGCGGCGGCAACGCCCCGGACGTCCGCAAGGACTACATGAAGACCGGCGCGACGATGGACGGCTTCTGGAAGGCCCCCGAGGGCACCACCAGGGAGGACACCGACTGGTGGAACCCCGACAACCCCGACCACTGGGACTGGTCCGCCGACCCGGGCCAGCGCTGGTGGATGGACCGCGTCAAGAAGAAGGTGACCCGCTGGGAGGCGTTCAGCAACTCCCCGCCCTGGTTCCAGACCGTCAGCGGCTACGTCTCGGGCGGCTTCGACGCCAACACCGACCAGATACGTGCCGACCGCGTCGACGACTTCGCCACCTACCTGGTCAAGGTGACCGAGCAGCTGGAGAAGAAGCACCGCATCAAGTTCGACACCATCGCCCCGCTCAACGAGCCCAACACCAACTACTGGGGCACCCAGATCGGCCCCGACGGACAGCCCACCGGCGGCCGCCAGGAGGGCGCGCACGCCGGCCCGGAGCTCCAGCAGAAGGTCGTCCTGGCCCTGCACCGCGCACTGGAGAAGGCGAGAACCCGCGCGACGATCTCCGCGATGGACGAGACGAACCCGAGCACCTTCGTGCGCAACTGGAACGCCTACGACGGCTCCGCCCGCGCCGCCGTCGACCAGCTCAACGTGCACACGTACGGCACCGGCATGCGCACCAGCGCCCGGGACAGCGCCAAGGCCGCGGACAAGCCGTTCTGGATGAGCGAGGTCGAGGGCACCTGGGGGACCGGCACCGACTTCACCGGCATGGAACCGGGGCTCGGCATCGCCACCCGGGTCGTCGAGGACATCCGTGAACTGGAGCCGTCCGCCTGGGTGTTGTGGCAGCCCGTCGAGGACTCCATCCCCCAGGCGGCGGCCGGCAAGAACTGGGGCAGCATCCACATCCCGTTCAACTGCACCGCGAAGGACACCCTGGAGACCTGCCCGATCAAGGCCAACACCAAGTTCCACACCCTGCGCAACTTCACCCACCACATCCGGCCCGGCGACCACTTCGTCAAGGCCGACGACCCCTCCAGCGTCGCCGCCGTACGCAAGTCCGGCCGCGGGGCCACCGTCGTGCACGTCAACAGCGGCACGACCCCACGCGCCGTCACCCTGGACCTCTCGCGGTTCAAGCGTGTCGCCCCCGGCGCCACCGTCACACCCGTGGTGACCAGCACCGGCGGAGCGCTCGTCCGCGGCACCGCGGTGAAGGTGAAGGACGACTCCGCCACGGTGACCGTCCCGGCGAAGTCGGTCACCACCCTCCTCGTCGACGGCGTGTCCGGCACCGCCGAGGACGCCGCGCTCGTCCAGCCCGGCCACGTCTACCGACTCCAGGGAGCGCAGAGCGGCAAGTCCCTCGCCCCGTCCACCGACGGCGACGGCGTCGTGGTCCGTACGGCGAACCCGGCTGCCAAGTCCCAGCTGTGGTCCGTGAAACAGCTGACCCGTGGCGAAGGCAACCGTGAGCGCTACGCCCTCGTGAACGCCGAGACGGGCAGGCGCCTCGCCGTACGCGACAACGAGGCCGTTCTGGAAGACGCCGACACCTCGGCCGGGCAGTGGATCATGTCGACCACCGGGGACGGCACCTGGACCTTCGTCAACGCCGCCACGGGTCGGCTGCTCGACGTCGTCGGACAGTCGACGGCGGACGGCGCCCGCGTGTCGGCCCTCCTCCCGACCTCCAACGCGAGCCAGCGCTGGGCCGTGACCGACGAGACGGTGCTGCGCACCCAGCCGGCCAAGGCGTTCACCGTCCCCGGCCGCGTACCCGAATTGCCCGGCACCGTGACACCCGTCTTCCGGGACGGCGCACGGGGCGCCCTCCCCGTGCGGTGGACGCTGCCCTCCGAGGCACGCTGGAGCAAGCCCGGAACGGTACGGGTGAAGGGCAGGGCGACCGACGCCCTCGGACGGACCGTCCGCGCCGAGGCGGTCGTCACCGTGGACACCATCGCCTCCACCCTCCCGGCCCGCGCCAAGACCTACACCGCCGGACGGCCCGGCCTGCCCGCCACCGTCACCGGCGTCGGACGGCACGGCGGAACCGCCGAGCTCCCCGTCACCTGGGACCCCGCACCCGGCGGCGCGTTCGACGACGCCGGAGTGGTGACCCTGCGCGGCACCGCCCACGTCCCCGGCGGCGCCGAGGCGGCGGCGACCGTACGCGTCCAGGTCACCGCACCCCGGGAGCAGAACGCCGCGCCCGACGAGGGCGTGACGGTCGGCGCGACCTACACCGAGAGCGGGTACTCCGCCGAGGGCCTGCGCAACGGAAACACGTCCGAGAAGGCCTGGTCGAACTGGAGGTCCGGCACCAAGAACCCGTCCGACACCATCACCTTCACCCTGCCCGAGGCACGCGATCTGACCCGGGTCGTGACCCACTTCCACCGCGACGGCACCAACGTCAGCTTCGCGGAGTCCCTCAAGGTGCAGGTGCGCGGGTCCGACGGCACCTGGACCGACGCGAGCGAAACCGTGCCCGTCGGCACCGAGGGCACGCCCGTCGCCGACGTCCCGGTGCGCACCTCCGGCCCGGTGACCGGGGTACGCGTGGTCATGACGGCCCGCCCGGGCGGCTACATCACCCTCGGTGAGATCGAGCTCTTCGCCCGGACACCCGGCGCATCCTCGGACGCCGCCGCCGCGTCGATCGAGGTGGACGGCGTGGCGATCGGCGGCTTCGACCCGGACCGGACCGGCTACCGGGTGACCACCGACCGCCCGGACCGGGCGAAGGTCACCGCCACACCGCGCGACCCGTACGCGCGCGTGACCGTCCGCGAGGAGACATCACGCGTGGCCGTCGTGACCGTGAGCAGCGAGGACGGCTCGAAGACACGGCAGTACAGGATCGAGCTGACCCGCTCCTGA
- a CDS encoding ABC transporter substrate-binding protein → MTGSGLSRSRPIVASLAVLLAASGCSVAGADPIGGGPDALRVVLPEEPPTLEPCDASLTATGRVTRANITEALTEREPSTGRLEPALATKWTRDSATSWTFTLRRGVTFHDGSPFTAAAAAFSVKRATDSGIDCNVDGYIFADSEFTATPVDDTTLRITTAKPDPILPLRLSFVEIVPTSTDPDSRVREPVGTGPYRIDDWNQGRYLRLKRFPGYWGQTPDFAAATYVWRAEGSVRAAMVTNNEADVAIGLAPEDGAGDRAVEFTTNEVSYLRMDATKPPLDDIRIRQAVNYAIDREGLVTAVFAGRPTGQLVAKGVTGHNPRLRPWPYDPDRARELVAEARADGVRTDTTLTIIGRNGIYPKAAEAMEVVQDGLIKAGLKVRIKMLDVNAWLEYLLRPFPADTGPTLLQAQHGNQAGDAAFTMGQIYGSEGAQSSYGTDALDTLIERAELASGGKRQQAFADAFAHQNDKVVRDAVMANMTGLLALSPKVRYEPDPATNDEMRLADMRRAD, encoded by the coding sequence GTGACCGGTTCAGGCTTATCCCGCAGTCGTCCGATCGTCGCGTCCCTCGCCGTCCTGCTCGCCGCCTCCGGCTGCTCGGTGGCCGGTGCCGACCCCATCGGCGGCGGCCCGGACGCCCTGCGCGTCGTCCTGCCCGAGGAACCGCCGACGCTCGAACCCTGTGACGCCTCGCTGACCGCGACGGGCCGGGTGACACGCGCCAACATCACGGAGGCGCTCACCGAGCGCGAACCGTCCACCGGACGCCTGGAACCCGCCCTCGCCACCAAGTGGACCCGCGATTCGGCCACTTCGTGGACCTTCACCCTCCGCAGGGGTGTCACCTTCCACGACGGTTCGCCGTTCACGGCGGCCGCGGCCGCGTTCTCCGTCAAGCGCGCCACGGACTCGGGGATCGACTGCAACGTCGACGGCTACATCTTCGCGGACAGCGAGTTCACCGCCACGCCCGTCGACGACACCACGCTCCGCATCACCACGGCGAAGCCCGACCCGATCCTGCCGCTGCGCCTGTCCTTCGTCGAGATCGTGCCGACGAGCACCGACCCCGACTCCCGCGTGCGCGAGCCGGTCGGCACGGGGCCCTACCGGATCGACGACTGGAACCAGGGCCGGTACCTGCGGCTCAAGCGCTTCCCCGGCTACTGGGGCCAGACCCCCGACTTCGCCGCCGCCACCTATGTCTGGCGCGCCGAGGGCAGTGTGCGCGCGGCGATGGTGACGAACAACGAGGCGGATGTCGCGATCGGGCTCGCGCCGGAGGACGGGGCGGGCGACCGGGCCGTCGAGTTCACCACCAATGAGGTCTCGTACCTGCGGATGGACGCCACCAAGCCGCCCCTGGACGACATCCGGATCCGGCAGGCCGTCAACTACGCCATCGACCGGGAGGGTCTGGTCACGGCGGTCTTCGCCGGCCGGCCCACCGGCCAACTCGTGGCCAAGGGCGTCACCGGCCACAACCCGCGCCTCCGGCCGTGGCCCTACGACCCGGACCGCGCCCGGGAACTCGTCGCCGAGGCCCGCGCCGACGGAGTACGGACCGACACCACGCTCACCATCATCGGCCGCAACGGCATCTACCCGAAGGCCGCCGAGGCGATGGAGGTCGTCCAGGACGGCCTGATCAAGGCCGGGCTGAAGGTCAGGATCAAGATGCTCGACGTCAACGCCTGGCTGGAGTACCTGCTGCGCCCCTTCCCCGCCGACACCGGCCCCACCCTGCTCCAGGCGCAGCACGGCAACCAGGCGGGGGACGCCGCGTTCACGATGGGGCAGATCTACGGCAGCGAGGGCGCCCAGAGCAGCTACGGCACCGACGCGCTCGACACGCTCATCGAACGGGCCGAGCTCGCCTCGGGCGGGAAACGGCAGCAGGCGTTCGCGGACGCGTTCGCCCACCAGAACGACAAGGTCGTACGGGACGCCGTCATGGCCAACATGACCGGCCTGCTGGCCCTCTCCCCCAAGGTCCGCTACGAGCCCGACCCGGCCACCAACGACGAGATGCGGCTCGCCGACATGCGGCGCGCGGACTGA